The genomic stretch CTTGACAAATTGATTGATGAACAGCTTAATTTTTTTAGCAAGGAAATAAAATAATATTTGCCAAATTTCGATCATGCTTTTTTCAGCATAAACCTGTTTTTGCGTAGTCAGTACTGAGCCACAGATCTCCCCATCCCGTCATCCTCTAAAGCATTGGGGTTGCTAGATCTATGGAATGTGAGTTGAAATACCTCGTCAAACAGCATAACTATTCTGGGTTGGCCACTACTTAAGGGTATCTAAGCTTCCTAGTGAGAACGATGACTACTCTTCTTCCTGTCCAATCTGACCACCTCATCGCCGCAGAGTTAGCCCAAGCGATTGTCAACAATCAGTTAAGCGTCGTTTACCAACCCCAAGTAGAATCCCATAGTGGTACTATTGCAGGATTTGAAGCCTTACTTCGTTGGCAACATCCCGAAATTGGTGTGATTCCTCCCAGTTTATTTATTCCCATCGCTGAAGCAACAGGACTTATTACTGAACTTGGAGATTGGATCTTAGAGCAAGCCATTGGTCAACTAAAGGAGTGGCAACATCAGTACCAGCATGACTTAAAAATGTCGGTCAATATTTCTGTCCAGCAGCTCACCACTCCTGATTTTATTTACCGTCTGCAAAATTCCCTAGAGAAGCACCAATTAGCGCCCCATTCCCTTGAGCTAGAAGTCACGGAATCAATTGCCATTGAAGACTTCGAAGAAGTGCGACCTATTTTACAATTTCTCCAAAGTCTAGATATTCAGATTGCTATTGATGATTTTGGGACAGGCTATGCTTCTTTCACTTATTTGCAACTTTTTTGTTGGGATATCCTCAAATTAGATCGTCGTTTTGTTAAAAATATACACCGAAATTCAGTGAACGCAGCTATTACAGAAAACCTGATCAATATGTCCCATGATCTAGGATTTAAGGTTGTGGCTGAAGGTGTGGAAATCCAAGAAGAAGCAGTGATACTCCAGCAATATGGTTGTGACAAAGTGCAAGGTTATTACTTTAGTAGACCCATGACTGCTGCTTCAATTGCAACTCGTTTCTTGGGTCGGAAGATTGCGATTATTGCTTCTACTGAGTCTTGTGCAGCTTAGAAAATCTTAACCACGCTACTAACTCCCTACTTAGAAGCGAGTAATTGAGCTATTTTGCCAGTGGCAATCCTAAATCAAGAAAAAATATTAGGCGATCGCCTTACCTGAAAGCTTTATGTGATAAAGCTTCTAAGCCGTAAACAAACATATAAAAATAGACAAAAAGGAATTAAAGCTTACGATAATCTGAGCCTAAAATCCCTGAAAACATTACTCTGCATGACTTTCAGGGATTCTAATAAGCTTACGATAATGCGGGTTAAAGCATTCTTACCCAAAAAGGCGATCGCCAATGAATGGACTATTGCATAGATCGAATTTGGGTGATCGCTGCTTCCCGGGATAAAGAAGTCGATTGTGTCTCCACCGGGCGAGCGCTCACGGTCGAAAAAATTAGCGTTGCCCCCATGAGCGCCATGATGGCATTCTCCGCAAAGCTAACAATTCCCAGGGGTGCTTTAGAATTCCCGCCAACGCAGGCACAATTTAAGGCAATTTTGTCAACGTAAACAGCCTTAAAAACCGATACCGCACCGCTGACCCCAATCGCCAAAGAGCTAATCCCAGTTGCCAAGGGAGCAATGCCAGAAAGAAAACCTAAGCCAATTAGTAATTCTGCAAAAGGATAAGTTTTAGCGTAGGGTTTGAATTTCTGCGTCACCAAATCATATTTGGCAAAACTCTCGGCGAAGGCATCGATATCCATCAGTTTCAACGAGGCCAACATCGATAACGAAACCCCCATAAAACCAGAAATGCCAAGGGATGCCGCTGTGGCAATTAAACCAGCTGTTGAAAATAACGCCACCACAGGTGTGTAAGAATAGTCGGCTTTGTCTGGCTCCAGATTGAAATACTCTGCCAAGTCACTATAGCCACCAATGCGATCATCACCAAAGAAAATTTGTGGTGTTGTCGGCACATTGTGCTGCGCTTTAAAATCTGCAACTTCCGCCGCTGTCGTTAATTTTATGTCTTCAAATTCGATGCCATGTTCACCTAAAAGAGCGATCGCCCGTAATCCCCAAGGACATTCATGTTCTGGGGTAGACATCCGATAGAGCCGAACAGCTTCAGGTAATGGATGAGTATTACCACCATCGCTGGTTGTGGTTTGTGCTGTTGTAGTCATTAGTTTTATCTCCTTCGATTTGAAAGCTGCGGACATTTCATGACTCAAGCCTAAACCCTCTACTGGACTATAGAGTCAAGGGCAGAAGGCAGTTATTTTTCCGAAAAAACACCCCTCTTGACCTTCTAGTTAGCTATAAGGTTTAAGATCAAATCAAAAAGAAGGTACTGGTAATCGCCATGATTGCGGATTTAAAAATTGGTGACGTAGCAAAGCAAACACAGGTAGCAGTAGGTGCACTGCGCTACTACGAAGATCAAGGACTGATACATTCAGAGCGGGGGGATAATGGCTACCGTTACTACTCACCAGACATTGTGCAGCAGGTACTA from [Synechococcus] sp. NIES-970 encodes the following:
- a CDS encoding sensory box/GGDEF domain/EAL domain protein; the protein is MTTLLPVQSDHLIAAELAQAIVNNQLSVVYQPQVESHSGTIAGFEALLRWQHPEIGVIPPSLFIPIAEATGLITELGDWILEQAIGQLKEWQHQYQHDLKMSVNISVQQLTTPDFIYRLQNSLEKHQLAPHSLELEVTESIAIEDFEEVRPILQFLQSLDIQIAIDDFGTGYASFTYLQLFCWDILKLDRRFVKNIHRNSVNAAITENLINMSHDLGFKVVAEGVEIQEEAVILQQYGCDKVQGYYFSRPMTAASIATRFLGRKIAIIASTESCAA
- a CDS encoding glutaredoxin; translated protein: MTTTAQTTTSDGGNTHPLPEAVRLYRMSTPEHECPWGLRAIALLGEHGIEFEDIKLTTAAEVADFKAQHNVPTTPQIFFGDDRIGGYSDLAEYFNLEPDKADYSYTPVVALFSTAGLIATAASLGISGFMGVSLSMLASLKLMDIDAFAESFAKYDLVTQKFKPYAKTYPFAELLIGLGFLSGIAPLATGISSLAIGVSGAVSVFKAVYVDKIALNCACVGGNSKAPLGIVSFAENAIMALMGATLIFSTVSARPVETQSTSLSREAAITQIRSMQ